In a single window of the Pontibacter russatus genome:
- a CDS encoding Rieske (2Fe-2S) protein — translation MSKPWALFVLLLLLATACSDGNRVGPHIPDVIVDEQLNVNSQLFPTLRQDGGYAYIPGGYKGILVVRQNAGQYYAFERACPYDPTAACSKVEVDPSNLFIVDDCCGSQFNLQGEVTGGPAVYGLRQYQTALMGSVLYITNQ, via the coding sequence ATGAGTAAGCCCTGGGCGCTGTTCGTGCTCCTGCTCCTGCTTGCCACCGCCTGCAGCGACGGCAACCGGGTGGGCCCGCATATACCCGACGTGATTGTGGACGAGCAGCTGAACGTGAACAGCCAGCTGTTCCCGACGCTGCGCCAGGACGGTGGCTACGCCTATATCCCCGGCGGCTACAAAGGCATCCTGGTGGTGCGCCAGAACGCCGGCCAGTACTACGCCTTCGAGCGTGCCTGCCCCTACGACCCCACCGCCGCCTGCTCAAAGGTAGAGGTGGACCCTTCGAACCTGTTTATCGTGGACGACTGCTGCGGCTCCCAGTTCAACCTGCAGGGGGAGGTAACAGGCGGCCCGGCCGTGTATGGCCTGCGGCAGTACCAGACGGCCCTGATGGGCTCCGTGCTGTATATCACGAATCAGTAG
- a CDS encoding family 43 glycosylhydrolase: MKGRLYILAAVLGLLATACGKQISGSASESTTAKRSAANTSEQQYEAYLFTYFTGNQKSEEAIRFAISLDGYTYRALNGNMPVIPSEKISSTGGVRDPHILRGADGKTFYMVVTDMVSANGWSSNRAMVLLKSTDLVNWTSSVVNIQKQFPGQEDLLRVWAPQTIYDPEARKYMIYFSMKHGDDPDKIYYAYATADFTALDTAPKQLFFSPTNGASIDGDIIYKDGKYHLFFKTEGDGAGIKVATSDKLTEGYVLRDEYVQQTKDQVEGSGVFKLNNSEDYILMYDVYTKGKYQFTKSKDLQNFTVIDEEVSMNFHPRHGTVLPITAEEAARLMRQWGTTDDVVGSASAKEIKSMNVALDTATRKLYLPLKPGTDLQAFDPRFLKYPGTSVTPQGPQDFASGPVAYMVAVEGQQPETYEVTAKVARNPVLQGYFADPDVMYSEKTGKYYIYPTSDGFTGWSGTYFKTFSSEDLVNWKDEGVILDLNKDVRWADRNAWAPCIIEKKIDGQYKYFYYFTAAQKIGVAVADNPTGPFVDSGSPLIDKLPEGVTGGQQIDPEVFTDSKTGKSYLYWGNGYMAGAELNEDMVSLRPGTTKGMTPDATYREGTTVFYRNGTYYFLWSEDDTRSENYRVRYGTSKTPLGKITAPENNLVIAKDPAAGIYATGHNSVLQLPGRDEWYIVYHRFNYPNGIDMGEAAGYNREVSIDKLEFNPDGSIRQTKPTHEGVQAISKMQNP, translated from the coding sequence ATGAAAGGACGTTTATATATCCTTGCAGCTGTTTTAGGCCTGTTGGCCACCGCCTGCGGCAAGCAGATTTCAGGTAGTGCCTCAGAAAGCACCACAGCCAAGCGTTCAGCAGCTAATACGTCCGAGCAGCAGTACGAGGCGTATTTATTTACGTATTTTACCGGAAACCAAAAGAGCGAAGAGGCCATCCGCTTTGCCATCAGCCTTGACGGGTATACCTACAGGGCGCTGAACGGGAACATGCCTGTCATTCCTTCGGAAAAAATCAGCTCTACCGGGGGCGTGCGCGACCCGCACATACTGCGCGGGGCCGATGGCAAAACGTTCTACATGGTTGTCACGGATATGGTGTCCGCCAACGGGTGGAGCTCTAACCGGGCTATGGTGCTGCTCAAGTCCACTGACCTGGTCAATTGGACATCCAGTGTGGTGAACATACAGAAGCAGTTTCCGGGGCAGGAAGACTTGCTTCGGGTATGGGCACCGCAGACCATATATGACCCGGAGGCTAGGAAGTATATGATTTACTTTTCGATGAAGCACGGAGACGACCCCGACAAGATTTACTACGCCTATGCCACCGCGGATTTTACCGCACTGGATACCGCCCCGAAACAACTTTTCTTCAGCCCGACCAACGGGGCCAGCATCGATGGCGACATCATATATAAGGACGGGAAATATCATTTGTTCTTCAAAACAGAGGGAGACGGCGCGGGTATAAAAGTGGCCACGTCCGACAAACTGACCGAAGGATACGTGCTGCGGGACGAGTATGTGCAGCAGACGAAGGACCAGGTGGAGGGCTCGGGAGTCTTTAAGCTGAACAACAGCGAAGACTATATCCTGATGTACGATGTGTACACCAAAGGCAAGTACCAGTTCACCAAAAGCAAAGACCTGCAAAACTTTACGGTGATAGACGAGGAAGTTAGTATGAACTTCCATCCCCGCCACGGCACCGTGCTACCCATTACGGCAGAAGAGGCAGCCAGGCTGATGCGCCAATGGGGAACCACCGATGACGTGGTGGGCTCTGCCAGCGCAAAAGAGATCAAAAGCATGAATGTTGCTTTAGACACCGCCACCCGCAAGCTTTACCTGCCCCTGAAGCCGGGCACAGACCTGCAGGCATTCGACCCTCGGTTCCTTAAATACCCCGGTACGAGCGTTACACCCCAGGGGCCGCAGGATTTTGCCTCCGGGCCTGTGGCCTATATGGTTGCCGTGGAAGGGCAGCAGCCTGAAACGTATGAGGTTACTGCAAAAGTAGCCCGCAACCCGGTGCTGCAAGGCTACTTTGCCGACCCGGATGTGATGTATTCTGAAAAGACAGGCAAGTATTATATATACCCCACGAGCGACGGCTTTACGGGCTGGTCGGGCACGTACTTCAAAACTTTCTCTTCTGAGGACCTGGTGAACTGGAAGGATGAAGGCGTGATTCTGGACCTGAACAAGGATGTGCGTTGGGCCGACCGGAATGCCTGGGCCCCCTGTATCATCGAGAAAAAGATAGACGGGCAGTACAAGTACTTCTATTATTTCACAGCCGCACAGAAGATAGGCGTTGCCGTGGCTGATAATCCGACAGGCCCCTTTGTAGACTCCGGAAGCCCGCTGATTGACAAGCTCCCGGAAGGCGTAACGGGAGGGCAGCAGATTGATCCGGAAGTATTTACCGATTCGAAAACAGGGAAAAGCTACCTGTACTGGGGCAACGGCTATATGGCCGGCGCTGAGCTGAACGAAGACATGGTGTCTCTGAGGCCAGGCACTACGAAAGGGATGACGCCGGACGCCACCTACCGGGAGGGCACCACCGTGTTTTACAGGAACGGCACTTACTACTTCCTGTGGTCTGAGGACGACACGCGAAGCGAGAACTACCGCGTGCGCTACGGCACATCCAAAACGCCGCTCGGTAAAATCACAGCCCCGGAGAACAACCTGGTGATCGCCAAGGACCCGGCGGCTGGCATCTATGCCACGGGCCACAACTCCGTGCTGCAGCTCCCGGGCAGAGACGAGTGGTATATCGTGTACCATCGCTTCAATTATCCCAATGGAATCGATATGGGAGAAGCTGCCGGGTATAACCGGGAAGTAAGTATCGACAAGCTGGAGTTTAACCCGGACGGCAGCATCAGGCAAACAAAGCCGACGCATGAGGGGGTGCAGGCGATCAGCAAAATGCAGAACCCATAA
- a CDS encoding RagB/SusD family nutrient uptake outer membrane protein, protein MASIFTSCKEDFLDVTPTDRLTDAAIIGDSVLFEAFVVNRYLGVRQANKEADGNMPGFGRGWEYALWSSLTDESIYRSDDETWLIQRGQLSPENTGIAGSLWGRSYRSIREVNYALANIDKVEMSQSHKDLLIAELKFIRAFRYHDLIRNYGGVVLIGDRVAELGEDFTEPALFERASIAESMDYAVQQLNEAAEGLPLEHSGNWEKGRATKGAALALKSRLLLYAASPLYSAGTWEAAADAAQDVMDMDMYRLHPDYANLFVAEEGNSDEIIFARYYNLNSRHTALEIANGPNGYDGWGGNTPLQNLVDVYMLDNGKTIEDPTSGYDPQNPYANRDPRFYATILYNGAEYRGRPVETFVPGGKDSKDGPSSWNTSQTGYYLRKFMDDTNPIQNPWNIAGRQPWIYFRYAEILLNYAEARNEAAGPDASVYEAINTIRSRPGVNMPDVPTGLSQAEMREAIRRERQVELAFEEHRFYDVRRWKIADITENAPAYGVEITKNGDTFIYDRKVALEGRRFEEKHYWLPIPRAEIQASGGKLEQNPGY, encoded by the coding sequence ATGGCATCGATATTCACATCCTGTAAAGAAGACTTTCTGGATGTAACGCCCACCGACCGCCTGACTGATGCCGCTATCATTGGGGACTCCGTTCTTTTTGAGGCCTTTGTAGTGAACCGTTATTTAGGGGTAAGGCAGGCTAACAAGGAGGCTGACGGCAACATGCCTGGTTTCGGAAGAGGCTGGGAGTACGCGCTCTGGAGTTCCCTTACCGACGAGTCCATCTACAGGAGCGACGATGAAACCTGGCTGATCCAGCGCGGGCAGCTGTCGCCTGAGAACACGGGTATAGCGGGCTCTCTGTGGGGCAGAAGCTACCGCAGCATACGCGAGGTAAACTATGCCCTGGCGAACATCGATAAGGTAGAGATGAGCCAGTCCCACAAGGATCTGCTCATCGCGGAGCTTAAGTTTATCAGGGCTTTCCGTTACCATGACCTTATCCGCAATTATGGCGGGGTGGTGCTGATTGGCGATAGAGTAGCCGAACTGGGAGAGGACTTCACGGAGCCTGCTCTCTTTGAGCGGGCCAGCATTGCCGAAAGCATGGATTACGCCGTGCAGCAATTGAATGAGGCGGCGGAAGGGCTGCCGCTGGAGCACAGCGGAAACTGGGAAAAAGGCAGGGCAACAAAAGGTGCGGCACTCGCCCTGAAGTCAAGGTTACTGTTGTATGCCGCCAGCCCCCTGTACAGTGCCGGCACTTGGGAGGCAGCTGCAGACGCAGCCCAGGACGTCATGGATATGGACATGTACCGTCTACACCCCGATTACGCTAACCTGTTTGTAGCGGAGGAAGGAAATAGCGATGAAATCATCTTTGCGCGCTATTATAACCTGAACTCCCGCCATACGGCACTGGAGATAGCAAACGGCCCGAATGGGTATGATGGCTGGGGAGGGAACACCCCGCTCCAGAACCTGGTGGATGTTTATATGCTCGACAACGGCAAGACGATTGAAGACCCAACCTCGGGTTATGATCCCCAGAACCCCTATGCTAACAGAGACCCCCGTTTCTATGCGACTATCCTGTATAATGGCGCGGAGTACCGCGGCAGACCTGTGGAAACGTTCGTGCCGGGCGGTAAAGACAGCAAAGACGGTCCATCCAGCTGGAACACCTCCCAGACAGGGTATTACCTGCGTAAATTCATGGACGACACCAACCCCATCCAAAACCCATGGAACATAGCAGGAAGGCAACCCTGGATCTACTTCCGCTACGCAGAGATACTCCTGAATTACGCGGAGGCCCGGAATGAGGCCGCAGGCCCGGATGCCTCTGTCTACGAGGCAATAAACACAATCCGTAGCAGACCAGGAGTCAATATGCCGGATGTGCCAACCGGGCTCTCACAGGCTGAAATGCGTGAGGCCATACGCAGGGAGCGGCAGGTGGAACTGGCTTTTGAGGAGCACCGCTTCTACGATGTGCGGCGCTGGAAAATTGCGGACATCACAGAGAACGCCCCCGCATACGGTGTTGAGATAACCAAGAATGGTGACACCTTTATATATGACCGCAAAGTGGCGCTGGAAGGACGCCGCTTCGAAGAGAAGCACTACTGGTTGCCCATTCCAAGGGCAGAGATACAGGCCTCAGGCGGTAAATTAGAGCAGAACCCGGGATATTAA
- a CDS encoding glycoside hydrolase, with amino-acid sequence MSWSIPAIAFCFIGCSDNLPKEDDQTSPSLQTDAVTLSIDASERFQRIDNFGASDAWACQFVGSWPDEKRNAIADLLFSTDTVSSGQPEGIGLSLWRFNIGAGSAQQGEQSGIRDEWRRAESFLEEDGSYNWQRQAGQVWFLKAAQERGVNKFLAFPNSPPVHLTKNGKAFASDAKPNLAPDRYNAYADFLADVIQGVERTQGISFGYISPVNEPQWDWSDGGQEGTPFMNEDIAGIVKALNTSLERRSLKTKIDIAEAGKINYLYEAADKPNRGNQIKAFFDSSSSYYVGDLSHMGKAVSAHSYFTTSPFDQAVAERKKLAAKVASVPGLEFWMSEYCILGDNAGEMDGNKRNLGIDPAIYLARVIHNDLAIANATAWQWWLAVSPYDYKDGLVYIDKDKADGAYYESKMLWALGNYSRFIRPGAVRVDAKLAGSKAEANTLLASSYIDTERNQLITVAVNAGIEPVKIKLAATGATITSIRPYVTAAEEDLKPGDIVSSDSDIILSPRSVTTLVATLQ; translated from the coding sequence ATGTCATGGTCCATACCTGCGATAGCTTTCTGTTTCATCGGCTGTTCCGACAACCTCCCGAAGGAGGATGACCAGACGTCCCCTTCCCTTCAGACAGATGCGGTTACCCTGAGCATAGACGCTTCAGAGAGATTCCAGCGGATAGATAATTTCGGGGCCTCCGACGCCTGGGCCTGTCAGTTCGTGGGAAGCTGGCCTGATGAGAAAAGAAACGCCATCGCGGATTTGCTCTTCAGCACAGACACGGTGTCGAGTGGCCAGCCGGAAGGTATCGGCTTATCCCTGTGGCGCTTTAACATTGGGGCCGGAAGCGCGCAGCAAGGGGAGCAAAGCGGCATCAGGGATGAGTGGCGCCGGGCCGAATCTTTTCTGGAGGAGGACGGAAGTTACAACTGGCAGCGGCAAGCCGGGCAGGTCTGGTTTTTGAAGGCTGCGCAGGAACGCGGCGTGAACAAGTTCCTGGCCTTTCCAAACAGCCCGCCCGTCCACTTAACGAAGAACGGCAAAGCGTTCGCTTCCGATGCGAAGCCTAACCTGGCACCGGACAGGTATAACGCATATGCTGATTTTCTGGCAGATGTGATACAGGGAGTGGAGCGGACGCAGGGCATCAGTTTCGGTTACATCAGCCCGGTAAACGAGCCGCAGTGGGACTGGAGCGACGGAGGGCAGGAAGGGACTCCCTTCATGAACGAAGACATTGCCGGTATCGTCAAAGCGCTCAATACATCCCTTGAAAGAAGAAGCCTCAAGACCAAAATCGATATAGCCGAGGCCGGGAAAATAAATTACCTCTATGAAGCGGCCGATAAACCAAACAGAGGCAACCAGATAAAGGCTTTTTTTGACAGCAGCTCGTCCTATTATGTCGGCGACCTTTCCCATATGGGCAAAGCCGTTTCTGCCCACAGCTACTTTACAACCTCTCCCTTCGACCAGGCAGTTGCCGAGCGGAAAAAGCTGGCCGCGAAAGTAGCCTCTGTGCCGGGGCTGGAGTTCTGGATGTCGGAGTACTGTATCCTGGGCGACAATGCCGGAGAAATGGACGGCAACAAACGAAACCTGGGAATTGACCCGGCTATTTACCTGGCGCGTGTCATCCACAACGACCTGGCCATAGCGAATGCGACGGCCTGGCAGTGGTGGCTGGCCGTTTCCCCATATGACTACAAGGATGGGCTGGTATATATCGATAAAGACAAAGCAGACGGTGCGTACTATGAAAGCAAAATGCTGTGGGCTTTGGGCAATTACAGCCGCTTTATCCGTCCTGGCGCTGTGCGCGTCGACGCAAAGCTGGCAGGGAGCAAAGCGGAGGCTAACACGCTGCTGGCCTCTTCTTACATCGATACCGAAAGAAATCAACTGATAACCGTAGCCGTGAATGCGGGGATAGAGCCCGTGAAAATAAAGTTAGCCGCTACAGGGGCTACCATCACCAGCATCAGGCCCTATGTAACAGCAGCGGAAGAGGATTTGAAACCCGGTGACATCGTAAGCAGCGACAGTGACATCATACTGTCTCCGCGTTCCGTCACCACGCTGGTGGCCACTTTGCAGTAG
- a CDS encoding 3-hydroxyacyl-CoA dehydrogenase family protein, protein MQLEEIRTIGVVGAGTMGQGIAQVCAQAGYKTILFDISAQVLEKAKQTTLKNLDEGIARGKLTESDKDAALGNLSYTGDTLQLSCDVIIEAVVERLEVKQSIFRELASMNPPGTILASNTSSIPITQIAATIPNPERVVGMHFFNPAHIMKLVEVISGAATSPAIAQTIKELAGKLGKTAVMAMDSPGFIVNRVARHFYVEGLKLLEEGVADVETIDRLMRASGFKMGPFELMDLIGVDTNYAVTASMFEAFHYDAKFRPSRLQQQKVDAGHHGRKSGKGFYIYE, encoded by the coding sequence ATGCAGCTGGAGGAAATCAGGACAATCGGGGTAGTAGGCGCCGGCACCATGGGCCAGGGCATTGCGCAGGTCTGCGCGCAGGCGGGCTACAAAACCATCCTGTTTGACATCAGCGCGCAGGTGCTGGAGAAGGCGAAGCAGACGACCCTGAAGAACCTGGACGAGGGCATTGCACGGGGCAAACTGACGGAAAGCGATAAAGACGCTGCCCTGGGCAACCTCTCTTACACCGGCGACACCCTGCAATTAAGCTGCGACGTGATAATAGAGGCCGTGGTGGAGCGGCTGGAGGTGAAACAAAGCATCTTCAGGGAACTGGCCAGCATGAACCCGCCCGGCACCATACTGGCCTCCAACACCTCCTCTATTCCCATCACGCAGATTGCCGCCACCATCCCAAACCCGGAGCGCGTGGTGGGCATGCACTTCTTCAACCCTGCCCATATCATGAAACTGGTAGAGGTAATTTCCGGGGCCGCTACCTCGCCCGCTATCGCCCAGACCATAAAGGAGCTGGCCGGGAAATTAGGCAAGACGGCCGTGATGGCGATGGATTCGCCGGGCTTTATCGTGAACCGTGTGGCGCGCCACTTTTATGTGGAAGGGCTGAAACTGCTGGAGGAAGGCGTGGCCGACGTAGAGACGATTGATAGACTGATGCGGGCCAGCGGCTTCAAAATGGGCCCGTTTGAACTCATGGACCTGATTGGTGTTGATACTAATTATGCCGTAACCGCCTCCATGTTCGAGGCCTTTCATTATGACGCAAAATTCAGACCGAGCCGCCTGCAGCAGCAGAAAGTGGACGCCGGGCACCACGGCCGCAAGTCGGGCAAAGGGTTTTATATATATGAGTAA
- the pheS gene encoding phenylalanine--tRNA ligase subunit alpha, protein MVENIQHVAHEIEVAALTNAAELEQFRISYIGRKGRIADLFDNLKQVAPEQRREVGQQLNALKNRAQERFDQAQEQLASAAGTAGDTGFDFTLPPVPNTLGTRHPLSLVRQEIVRIFERIGFNVAEGPEMEDDWHNFSALNFPENHPAREMQDTFFLSENKDKLLRTHTSTVQVRLMENNHPPLRSIMPGRVYRNEAISARAHMVFHQVEGLYVNKGVSFKDLKETLYYFAKEMFGQDTQIRFRPSFFPFTEPSAEIDITCFICKGAGCNICKGSGWVEIGGSGMVDPAVLQSSGIDPGIYSGFAFGMGIERITMLKYQIKDLRLFTENDVRFLRQFEGVI, encoded by the coding sequence ATGGTGGAGAACATACAACACGTAGCACACGAGATAGAGGTGGCGGCGCTCACGAACGCTGCCGAACTGGAGCAGTTCCGGATTTCCTATATAGGCCGCAAGGGCCGCATCGCCGACCTGTTCGATAACCTGAAGCAGGTGGCGCCGGAGCAGCGCCGCGAGGTGGGCCAGCAACTGAACGCATTAAAGAACCGCGCCCAGGAGCGCTTCGACCAGGCGCAGGAGCAGCTCGCCAGTGCCGCCGGCACGGCGGGAGACACCGGCTTTGATTTCACGCTGCCCCCCGTGCCCAACACGCTGGGCACGCGCCACCCGCTCTCGCTGGTGCGCCAGGAGATTGTGCGCATTTTTGAGCGCATCGGCTTTAACGTGGCCGAAGGCCCGGAGATGGAGGACGACTGGCACAACTTCTCGGCCCTGAACTTCCCGGAGAATCACCCTGCCCGCGAAATGCAGGACACCTTCTTTTTGAGTGAGAACAAAGACAAGCTGCTTCGCACGCACACGTCCACGGTGCAGGTGCGCCTGATGGAGAACAACCACCCGCCGCTGCGCAGCATCATGCCGGGCCGCGTGTACCGCAACGAGGCCATCTCGGCGCGGGCGCACATGGTGTTTCACCAGGTGGAGGGCCTGTACGTGAACAAGGGCGTGAGCTTCAAAGACCTGAAAGAGACACTCTATTACTTTGCAAAGGAGATGTTCGGGCAGGATACGCAAATCCGCTTCCGGCCGTCGTTTTTCCCGTTCACGGAGCCGAGCGCCGAGATTGACATTACCTGCTTTATCTGTAAGGGCGCGGGCTGCAACATCTGCAAGGGCAGCGGCTGGGTCGAGATTGGCGGCTCCGGCATGGTGGACCCCGCCGTGCTCCAGAGCTCCGGCATCGACCCGGGAATTTACTCCGGCTTTGCCTTCGGGATGGGCATTGAGCGCATCACCATGCTGAAATACCAGATAAAAGACCTCCGCCTCTTCACCGAGAACGACGTGCGCTTCCTGCGCCAGTTTGAGGGGGTTATTTGA